One genomic region from Clostridium saccharobutylicum DSM 13864 encodes:
- a CDS encoding glycosyltransferase family 2 protein, with protein MNDTLYLVIPCYNEEAVLHETAKRLTKKITTMMENEIISTDSKILFVNDGSKDKTWNIIEELHNQNNIFSGINLSRNRGHQNALLAGLMTAKDLADVVISLDADLQDDVDVIDKFVEKYYEGSDIVYGVRSSRQTDTFFKRTTALAFYKLMNTLGVDMVYNHADYRLMSKQALESLSQFKEVNLFLRGMVPLIGYKHSIVEYERHERFAGESKYPLKKMLAFALDGITSLSIKPIRIITGLGFFIFVFSLIALLYSIIVKLFGETVTGWTSLTLSIWMIGGIQLLSLGVIGEYIGKMYNETKRRPRFIISEKLIDVMHLQNNRI; from the coding sequence ATGAATGATACATTATATCTTGTTATCCCTTGTTACAATGAAGAGGCAGTTTTACATGAAACTGCAAAAAGGTTAACGAAAAAAATTACCACTATGATGGAAAATGAAATTATTTCTACAGATAGTAAAATACTTTTTGTTAATGATGGTTCTAAGGATAAAACCTGGAACATAATAGAAGAACTACACAATCAAAATAATATATTTTCTGGTATTAATCTTTCAAGAAATAGAGGACATCAAAATGCACTACTTGCCGGACTTATGACTGCTAAGGATTTAGCAGATGTTGTTATATCACTAGATGCTGACTTACAAGATGATGTAGATGTTATAGATAAATTTGTAGAGAAATATTATGAAGGTAGTGATATTGTTTATGGTGTAAGATCATCAAGACAAACAGATACATTTTTTAAGAGAACAACTGCATTAGCTTTCTATAAATTAATGAATACTCTTGGAGTTGATATGGTTTATAATCATGCTGACTATCGTCTTATGAGCAAACAGGCTTTGGAAAGTTTAAGTCAATTTAAAGAAGTTAATTTATTTCTTAGAGGTATGGTTCCTTTAATTGGCTATAAACACTCAATTGTTGAATACGAACGTCATGAAAGATTTGCTGGTGAATCTAAATATCCATTAAAGAAAATGCTGGCTTTTGCTTTAGATGGTATTACATCTCTTAGTATAAAGCCTATAAGAATTATTACCGGACTTGGATTTTTCATATTTGTCTTTAGTCTTATAGCTTTGCTGTATAGCATAATAGTAAAATTATTTGGTGAAACTGTAACTGGTTGGACATCATTAACACTTTCAATTTGGATGATTGGTGGAATTCAACTTTTATCTCTTGGAGTAATAGGCGAATATATTGGAAAAATGTATAATGAAACTAAACGTAGACCAAGATTTATTATTTCTGAAAAATTGATTGATGTTATGCATCTTCAAAACAATCGCATTTAA
- a CDS encoding glycosyltransferase family 2 protein, which yields MKDTLYLVIPCYNEEEVLHETAKRLLEKITNMIENEFISDNSKILFVNDGSKDKTWSIIEELHQENSIFSGVNLSRNRGHQNALLAGLMTAKDFADMTISLDADLQDDVDVIDKFVEQYYNGSDIVYGVRSSRETDTFFKRTTALAFYNLMSKLGVDMIYNHADYRLMSKRALEGLSQFREVNLFLRGMVPLIGYKYSIVEYERHERFAGESKYPLKKMIAFALDGITSLSIKPIRIITGVGFTISFISIIALIYSLIVKFFGNTVTGWTSLTLSIWMLGGIQLLCLGVIGEYIGKMYNETKQRPRFIISDKLIDIDKKDI from the coding sequence ATGAAAGATACACTATACCTTGTAATTCCTTGCTATAATGAGGAAGAAGTTTTACACGAAACTGCTAAAAGATTATTAGAAAAAATCACTAATATGATTGAAAATGAGTTTATTTCTGATAACAGCAAAATACTTTTCGTTAATGATGGTTCTAAGGATAAAACTTGGAGCATTATAGAGGAACTTCACCAAGAAAATTCTATATTTTCTGGAGTTAACTTATCACGAAATAGAGGACATCAAAATGCATTATTAGCTGGACTTATGACAGCTAAAGATTTTGCAGATATGACCATTTCCTTAGATGCTGATTTACAAGATGATGTAGATGTTATAGATAAATTTGTAGAACAATACTACAATGGAAGTGATATTGTCTATGGAGTAAGATCTTCAAGAGAAACTGATACATTCTTTAAGCGAACAACTGCATTAGCTTTTTACAACTTAATGAGTAAACTTGGAGTTGACATGATTTATAATCATGCTGATTATCGTCTTATGAGTAAACGTGCTTTAGAAGGCCTAAGTCAATTTAGAGAGGTTAACCTATTTCTTAGAGGAATGGTTCCTTTAATAGGTTATAAATACTCAATTGTTGAATATGAACGTCATGAAAGATTTGCTGGTGAATCAAAGTATCCGCTAAAGAAGATGATAGCTTTCGCTTTAGATGGGATTACTTCATTAAGTATAAAACCAATAAGAATAATTACAGGTGTTGGATTTACTATATCTTTCATCAGTATTATAGCACTAATATATTCCCTTATAGTTAAATTCTTTGGGAACACAGTCACTGGTTGGACTTCTTTAACACTTTCAATTTGGATGCTTGGTGGAATTCAACTTTTATGTCTTGGTGTTATTGGCGAATACATTGGTAAGATGTATAATGAAACTAAACAAAGACCAAGATTTATTATTTCCGATAAATTAATCGATATTGATAAAAAGGATATATAG
- the galE gene encoding UDP-glucose 4-epimerase GalE, whose product MSILVLGGAGYIGSHAVNQLVDNDYDVVVVDNLQTGHEDAINKKAKFYKGDIRDKEFLTDVFKKENFDGVIHFAANSIVGESMQKPLMYFNNNVYGMQVLLEVMNENNVKHIVFSSTAATYGEPKQIPITEDMDTCPTNTYGETKLAMEKMMKWCDKAYGMKYVALRYFNVAGAKDDGSIGEDHNPETHLIPIVLQVALGKREFITIYGDDYDTEDGTCIRDYVHVEDLIEAHILALKYLMNGGESNVFNLGSSQGFSVKEIVEAVRNVTKLPIPEKIGERRAGDPSTLIASSEKSRKILGWNPTRTNIDRIISDAWKWHQSHKNGYEK is encoded by the coding sequence ATGAGTATTTTAGTTTTAGGTGGAGCTGGATATATAGGCTCTCATGCTGTCAATCAATTGGTTGACAATGATTATGATGTAGTTGTTGTTGATAACTTACAAACTGGTCACGAAGATGCAATTAACAAAAAGGCTAAGTTTTACAAAGGTGATATTAGAGACAAAGAATTCTTAACTGATGTATTTAAAAAAGAAAACTTTGATGGTGTTATACACTTTGCAGCTAATTCAATAGTTGGCGAATCTATGCAAAAACCACTTATGTATTTCAATAATAATGTTTATGGGATGCAAGTATTATTAGAAGTTATGAACGAAAATAATGTTAAACATATTGTTTTCTCATCAACAGCTGCAACTTATGGTGAACCAAAGCAGATTCCAATAACAGAAGATATGGATACTTGTCCTACAAATACTTATGGTGAAACAAAACTTGCTATGGAAAAAATGATGAAGTGGTGCGATAAAGCTTATGGTATGAAATATGTAGCTCTTCGCTATTTCAATGTTGCTGGTGCAAAAGATGATGGCTCTATAGGTGAAGATCATAATCCAGAAACACATCTTATCCCTATAGTACTTCAAGTAGCATTAGGCAAAAGAGAGTTTATAACTATATACGGTGATGATTATGATACTGAAGATGGTACATGTATACGCGACTATGTTCATGTAGAAGATTTAATTGAAGCTCATATTTTAGCTCTTAAATACCTAATGAATGGTGGAGAAAGTAATGTCTTTAATTTAGGAAGCAGTCAAGGATTTTCAGTAAAAGAAATAGTTGAAGCTGTAAGAAATGTTACTAAACTTCCAATTCCAGAAAAAATCGGTGAAAGAAGAGCTGGTGACCCTAGTACTTTAATTGCCTCTTCTGAAAAATCCAGAAAAATATTAGGCTGGAATCCAACTAGAACAAACATTGATAGAATCATCAGTGATGCTTGGAAATGGCATCAAAGTCATAAAAACGGATATGAAAAATAA
- a CDS encoding GtrA family protein — MSDFIEKFKNIFFSKQFIIFIIIGIINTFTGTIFSYIYSSFLSATLAFFPGYISGLFVSYILNSFITFKEKLSFHKLIKFSISTIPNFIIQYVVVIVCNIIGLDKLIAYVFAAVIGVPVTFILLKFFAFNKKDN, encoded by the coding sequence ATGAGTGATTTTATTGAAAAATTTAAAAATATATTTTTTTCAAAGCAATTTATTATCTTTATTATAATCGGAATTATAAATACTTTCACTGGAACTATATTTTCGTATATATATTCAAGTTTTTTAAGTGCAACATTAGCATTTTTTCCAGGTTATATTTCAGGATTATTTGTATCATACATACTAAATAGCTTTATAACATTTAAGGAAAAGCTCTCTTTTCATAAGCTTATAAAATTTTCAATATCAACTATTCCAAATTTTATTATTCAGTATGTAGTTGTAATAGTCTGTAATATAATTGGCTTAGATAAACTTATTGCTTATGTTTTTGCTGCAGTTATTGGAGTTCCAGTAACATTTATATTGCTTAAATTTTTTGCTTTTAATAAAAAAGATAATTAA
- a CDS encoding ArnT family glycosyltransferase, with translation MNIIHGDFMKHEISNNDNKFLLFINKNWHIITLTFIAMLSFFFNFYAISKYGYGNEYYAAAIKSMTQSFKNFFFLSFDPSGMVSIDKPPVGFWMQAISVLIFGYHGWAMLLPQALAGTGSCIMVYILVSKYFGRPSGLISAFIFSFTPSVVVASRNNTIDMQLIFVLLIAAWFLFKSIENGKKRDLFIAGALIGLGFNIKMLQAYTVLPAFALVYLMFAKEKLVKKFINGIITMVIVLVISFAWVFAVDLYPSDSRPYVDSSTNNTVMELIVGHNGLERIYGQSQGGGQQGGHQGDGQQGRPQDDVQQDGPQGDGQQGRPQGGGMGSGEIGTASIVRLWTSNLYGQASWLLTFAAFSILIFIRKFNMRDLTVKQSMLTFWTLWLGTMFTFFSFAGFYHRYYLCMFGPAIAALCGIGLVKMFEEFKNKNGIKQFILPISLITTIGIEIKYVWTYSQLKSWLVPIIAVAGVISLALMILNYIRPKKLITLIIGAFMLISMGAAPFYWALTPVMYVPNSTMPYAGPELASQSGKGMPQSGSLSENNKSSNLEQYLVNNYKEGSFLVVSSRADDVAQFIMDTGLPAYAYGGFLGSDNSLTVDKLKEYVSEGKITYFLVSGDGGMGGNSELTSYVKENATLIAPSEYGGSSSNQNQKGGPGSQSGSLYCFNKVS, from the coding sequence ATGAACATTATACATGGTGATTTTATGAAACATGAAATTTCGAATAATGATAATAAATTCTTATTATTCATCAACAAAAACTGGCATATAATAACTTTAACTTTTATAGCTATGCTATCATTTTTCTTCAATTTTTACGCTATATCTAAATACGGATACGGTAATGAATATTATGCTGCCGCTATAAAAAGTATGACTCAAAGCTTTAAGAATTTCTTCTTTTTATCTTTTGATCCATCTGGTATGGTATCTATAGATAAACCTCCTGTTGGATTTTGGATGCAGGCTATATCTGTTTTAATATTTGGTTATCACGGTTGGGCGATGTTACTGCCTCAAGCATTAGCAGGAACTGGTTCTTGCATTATGGTATACATATTGGTATCAAAATACTTCGGACGTCCATCTGGATTAATTTCTGCATTTATATTCTCATTTACTCCTTCTGTTGTAGTTGCTTCTCGTAATAATACAATTGACATGCAATTAATATTTGTACTTTTAATTGCTGCATGGTTTTTATTTAAATCTATCGAGAATGGTAAAAAACGTGACTTATTTATTGCAGGAGCACTTATTGGTTTAGGTTTTAACATAAAAATGCTTCAAGCTTATACAGTACTTCCTGCATTTGCTCTTGTATATTTGATGTTTGCAAAAGAAAAGCTAGTAAAAAAATTTATTAATGGAATAATTACTATGGTTATAGTATTAGTTATTTCCTTTGCATGGGTATTTGCTGTTGATTTATATCCTTCTGATAGCAGACCTTATGTAGATAGCTCAACTAACAATACTGTAATGGAACTTATAGTAGGGCACAATGGTCTAGAAAGAATTTATGGACAAAGTCAAGGCGGAGGTCAACAAGGTGGACATCAAGGTGATGGTCAACAAGGCAGACCTCAAGATGACGTCCAACAAGATGGACCTCAAGGCGATGGTCAACAAGGCAGGCCTCAAGGTGGCGGAATGGGAAGTGGTGAAATTGGTACTGCTTCAATTGTAAGACTTTGGACTAGTAACCTTTACGGCCAAGCTTCATGGTTATTAACTTTTGCTGCATTTTCTATCTTAATATTTATACGTAAGTTTAACATGCGTGACCTTACAGTAAAACAAAGCATGCTTACATTCTGGACTTTATGGCTTGGAACAATGTTTACATTCTTTAGCTTTGCTGGATTCTATCACAGATACTACTTATGTATGTTTGGACCTGCAATTGCTGCACTATGTGGTATTGGACTTGTAAAAATGTTTGAAGAATTCAAAAATAAAAATGGTATAAAACAATTTATACTTCCTATATCTCTTATAACAACTATTGGAATTGAAATTAAATATGTATGGACTTACTCTCAATTAAAATCATGGCTTGTTCCTATTATTGCAGTAGCAGGTGTTATATCACTTGCATTAATGATTTTAAATTATATAAGACCAAAGAAATTAATAACACTTATAATTGGAGCCTTTATGTTAATTTCAATGGGTGCTGCACCATTTTATTGGGCATTAACGCCTGTTATGTATGTGCCAAATTCAACAATGCCATATGCTGGGCCAGAACTTGCTTCTCAATCTGGTAAAGGTATGCCTCAAAGCGGTAGTTTATCAGAAAATAATAAATCTTCTAATCTTGAGCAATACCTTGTAAACAACTATAAAGAAGGTAGTTTCTTAGTTGTTTCATCAAGAGCCGATGATGTAGCTCAATTTATTATGGATACTGGTTTACCTGCTTACGCATATGGTGGATTTCTAGGTTCTGATAATTCTCTTACTGTCGACAAGCTTAAAGAGTATGTAAGTGAAGGCAAAATAACATATTTCCTTGTTTCTGGTGATGGTGGTATGGGTGGAAACTCTGAGTTAACATCTTACGTAAAAGAAAATGCCACACTTATAGCCCCATCAGAATATGGCGGAAGCTCTAGTAATCAAAATCAAAAAGGTGGTCCAGGAAGTCAAAGTGGTTCTTTATACTGCTTTAATAAAGTTTCTTAA